The following are encoded together in the Aciduricibacillus chroicocephali genome:
- the argC gene encoding N-acetyl-gamma-glutamyl-phosphate reductase, which produces MKISIIGATGYGGAELIRILHQHPEATIHSIHSSSQQGKPLHTSYPHVQDAVNLELEDIDPVKIANETDVVFAATPSGVSSKLIPQLMDAGAKVIDLSGDFRLKNTETYESWYKKPAGDQKRVAEAVYGLTEWFADDVKDAQLVANPGCYPTATLLGLAPLVKNGIIDLDSIIIDAKSGVSGAGRGASPIAHFPEMNDNLKVYKVNEHQHIPEIEQTLGRFNALTGPVSFTTHLVPMTRGIMTTMYAKATEDFDIDKLHDLYKETYANNYFVRIREKGLFPGTREVCGSNFCDIGLAYCERTGRITVVSVIDNVMKGAAGQAVQNMNVQFGLDETTGLDFLPIYP; this is translated from the coding sequence ATGAAGATTTCAATTATTGGTGCAACTGGATATGGAGGTGCGGAACTTATTCGTATCTTGCATCAGCATCCGGAAGCAACAATCCACTCCATTCATTCTTCGAGCCAGCAAGGGAAACCGCTCCACACGAGTTATCCGCATGTTCAAGATGCTGTTAATTTGGAGCTTGAAGACATTGACCCGGTAAAGATCGCCAATGAGACGGATGTCGTTTTTGCAGCGACGCCTTCAGGGGTTTCCTCTAAGCTTATCCCTCAGTTGATGGACGCAGGAGCAAAAGTAATTGATCTATCAGGTGATTTCCGCCTTAAAAATACTGAAACTTATGAATCATGGTACAAAAAGCCAGCCGGTGACCAAAAGAGAGTTGCTGAAGCCGTCTATGGTTTAACAGAATGGTTCGCAGATGATGTGAAAGATGCACAGCTCGTTGCTAATCCCGGATGTTACCCTACCGCCACACTTCTTGGACTCGCTCCACTCGTAAAGAATGGAATTATTGATTTGGACTCCATTATCATTGATGCGAAATCAGGTGTAAGTGGTGCTGGCAGGGGCGCTTCACCTATCGCTCATTTTCCCGAGATGAATGACAACTTGAAAGTATACAAGGTGAATGAGCACCAGCATATTCCTGAGATTGAACAGACTCTTGGAAGGTTCAATGCCTTAACTGGTCCTGTCAGTTTCACGACACATCTTGTCCCAATGACACGCGGCATTATGACAACAATGTACGCTAAAGCGACTGAAGATTTTGATATTGATAAACTCCATGATTTATACAAAGAGACATATGCAAATAACTATTTTGTACGTATCCGCGAGAAAGGCCTCTTCCCGGGAACTCGAGAAGTATGCGGCTCTAACTTCTGCGATATCGGCCTTGCCTACTGTGAGCGTACTGGAAGAATTACAGTTGTGTCTGTCATCGACAATGTCATGAAGGGAGCAGCCGGGCAGGCTGTACAGAATATGAATGTACAATTCGGACTTGATGAGACAACAGGGCTTGACTTCCTTCCAATCTATCCATAA
- the argJ gene encoding bifunctional ornithine acetyltransferase/N-acetylglutamate synthase, with product MTIKKISGNITTPLGFKATGLHSGVKKERKDLGLIISEQPASAAAVYTLNAIKAAPLRLTKENIGETGRVQAIIANSGNANACTGPQGDADALTMQEATASLLNIQSNLVAVASTGVIGQPMPMDIIKPAIEKLVPEKDGAEEFSEAILTTDTFAKTTCYEAEIAEKKVTLAGTAKGSGMIKPNMATMLGFLTTDAEIEPQYLQQALSEATDTTFNCITVDGDTSTNDMVIVMANGLARNDSLTPDHPDWPTFTKLIQSACEDLAKLIARDGEGATKLIEVDVQGAISDTEAVQVAKSVVGSSLVKTAVYGTDANWGRIIAAIGYSGASVNPDTIDTSIGHIQMLKDSQPLDFSEEEATAYMEQDTVLITIDLKNGEGSGKAWGCDLTYDYVRINASYRS from the coding sequence ATGACTATTAAGAAAATATCCGGAAACATAACAACCCCGCTCGGGTTCAAAGCAACCGGACTTCATTCCGGCGTCAAAAAAGAACGAAAAGATCTCGGACTAATTATCTCTGAGCAGCCTGCCTCAGCAGCTGCTGTCTATACATTAAACGCAATTAAAGCGGCGCCTCTCCGCCTTACAAAGGAGAACATCGGAGAAACAGGTCGAGTGCAGGCAATCATAGCCAATAGCGGCAACGCCAATGCATGTACTGGTCCGCAAGGTGATGCTGACGCTCTCACAATGCAAGAGGCAACTGCTTCACTCCTTAACATACAATCAAATCTTGTTGCTGTTGCATCTACTGGCGTTATCGGTCAGCCGATGCCAATGGATATTATTAAGCCAGCCATTGAAAAACTTGTACCCGAAAAAGATGGCGCTGAAGAGTTCTCAGAGGCCATTCTGACAACTGACACATTCGCCAAAACAACCTGCTATGAAGCAGAAATCGCAGAAAAAAAGGTGACACTTGCCGGAACCGCCAAGGGCTCTGGCATGATTAAGCCGAATATGGCAACAATGCTCGGCTTTCTTACAACGGACGCTGAAATTGAGCCGCAATATTTGCAGCAGGCGCTTTCGGAAGCTACAGACACCACATTCAACTGTATTACCGTAGACGGTGACACTTCAACAAATGACATGGTTATTGTTATGGCAAATGGTCTTGCGCGCAATGATTCACTGACGCCCGATCATCCCGATTGGCCAACGTTCACCAAGCTGATCCAATCTGCATGTGAAGACCTGGCAAAGCTCATAGCTCGAGATGGCGAAGGCGCTACGAAGCTCATTGAAGTAGATGTACAAGGCGCGATCAGTGATACGGAAGCCGTACAAGTCGCAAAATCCGTTGTCGGTTCCTCCCTTGTTAAAACGGCGGTATATGGAACAGACGCCAACTGGGGACGCATTATCGCTGCAATTGGCTATAGTGGTGCCTCAGTCAACCCCGATACAATTGATACATCAATCGGTCATATACAGATGTTAAAAGACAGTCAGCCACTGGATTTTTCTGAAGAAGAAGCTACTGCTTATATGGAACAGGATACTGTTCTAATTACCATTGATTTAAAAAACGGAGAAGGTTCCGGAAAAGCCTGGGGTTGCGATTTGACTTACGATTATGTGAGGATCAACGCAAGCTATCGTTCATAA
- the argB gene encoding acetylglutamate kinase, whose product MHDIIVLKCGGSTVDQLSDHFYANICKLKQAGLKPIIVHGGGPAIKEMLDKLNIEADFVDGLRKTTEQVMDVVEMALSGTVNQALVRKLNETGINSMGLSGSDGNLLRAEAIDIERYGFVGKINYVNTDLLMQLLDMDIMPVIAPVALSEDGTRFNINADTAAAAVARALDAKQLVFVTDVPGILHGEKLLESVTQEEIEEFIQSGVVHGGMIPKVRAALESLSDSLEEVMIVDGKQSTLATDTSLVGTVIRKTVEVIKQ is encoded by the coding sequence GTGCACGACATCATTGTCCTGAAGTGTGGAGGAAGTACGGTTGACCAATTATCTGATCATTTCTATGCAAATATTTGCAAACTGAAACAAGCGGGATTGAAACCGATCATCGTTCACGGAGGCGGACCTGCCATAAAAGAGATGCTTGACAAATTGAATATTGAAGCAGACTTTGTAGATGGGTTGCGCAAAACGACAGAACAAGTGATGGATGTAGTCGAAATGGCCCTCAGCGGAACAGTAAACCAGGCACTCGTAAGAAAACTGAATGAAACAGGAATCAACTCAATGGGTTTATCCGGCTCAGACGGAAACCTGCTCAGAGCCGAGGCAATTGACATTGAACGTTATGGGTTTGTCGGCAAAATCAACTATGTAAATACAGATCTGCTCATGCAGCTGCTTGATATGGATATCATGCCAGTCATTGCCCCTGTCGCCCTTTCCGAGGATGGCACACGCTTTAATATTAACGCTGATACTGCGGCGGCGGCTGTAGCACGTGCACTTGACGCGAAACAACTCGTCTTCGTAACCGACGTACCTGGTATTCTGCACGGAGAGAAACTGCTCGAATCCGTTACCCAGGAAGAAATCGAGGAGTTCATCCAGTCCGGCGTTGTGCACGGCGGCATGATTCCCAAAGTGAGGGCTGCACTTGAAAGCCTCTCAGACTCATTGGAAGAAGTGATGATCGTTGACGGCAAACAATCCACACTCGCGACAGATACATCACTCGTCGGCACCGTCATCAGAAAAACAGTAGAGGTGATCAAACAATGA